From the Brassica napus cultivar Da-Ae chromosome A8, Da-Ae, whole genome shotgun sequence genome, one window contains:
- the LOC125577064 gene encoding cytochrome P450 710A1-like yields MTLPFDIPGSAFHKARMAVKRLANILAVCAGKSKARMAAGEEPTCLIDFWMQPIVAEAASGNPPPPHSRDEEIGGFLFDFLFAAQDASTSSLLWAVTQLESKPDVLRRVREEVGSIWTPESNALITVDQLAEMKYTLNVAREVVRYRPPATMVPHVAAVDFPLTKTYTVPKGTIVFPSVFDSSFQGFTEPDQFDPDRFSETRKEDQVFKRNFLAFGWGSHQCVGQRYALNHLVLFIAMFSTLLDFKRLRSDGCDEIVYCPTISPKDGCTVFLSRRVAAYPYLTLN; encoded by the coding sequence ATGACGCTCCCTTTTGACATTCCAGGGTCTGCCTTCCACAAGGCTCGCATGGCGGTGAAGAGGCTGGCGAACATACTCGCGGTATGCGCGGGAAAGTCTAAAGCGAGGATGGCGGCCGGAGAAGAGCCGACGTGTCTGATAGACTTCTGGATGCAGCCTATAGTCGCGGAGGCTGCATCCGGTAATCCGCCTCCGCCTCATTCTAGAGACGAGGAGATAGGAGGCTTCCTCTTCGACTTCCTCTTCGCCGCGCAAGACGCGTCCACGTCATCGCTTCTCTGGGCGGTGACGCAGCTCGAGTCGAAGCCGGATGTGCTGAGGAGAGTCAGGGAGGAAGTTGGAAGCATATGGACGCCTGAGTCCAACGCGTTGATCACAGTTGATCAGCTCGCGGAGATGAAGTACACGCTCAACGTGGCGCGTGAGGTTGTGAGATACAGGCCACCGGCGACTATGGTCCCACACGTGGCAGCTGTAGACTTCCCTCTCACGAAAACTTACACTGTACCTAAAGGAACCATCGTCTTTCCCTCGGTCTTCGACTCATCGTTCCAAGGGTTCACTGAACCGGACCAGTTTGATCCAGACCGGTTTAGCGAGACCAGGAAAGAAGACCAGGTGTTCAAACGCAACTTTCTCGCTTTTGGATGGGGCTCTCACCAGTGCGTAGGTCAGCGTTACGCACTGAACCACCTCGTGCTCTTCATCGCCATGTTCTCGACGCTGCTGGATTTCAAGAGGCTTCGATCTGACGGCTGCGATGAGATCGTGTACTGTCCCACAATATCTCCCAAGGACGGATGTACGGTGTTCTTGTCTAGGCGCGTCGCAGCGTATCCGTACCTTACGTTGAATTAA
- the LOC125577065 gene encoding cyclin-dependent kinase inhibitor 3-like, with protein MGKYMKKSKITNNDTEPTEPTFLGVRTRDAKTLALKRLNSSASDSALAGDSSCYLQLHSRRLEKPPALTEPKQPPRIKEPGSKGRVSSGSGSVHVAQSCKGDDWFGKSEAFFVERTVLIFNRYKVQVLWCGVMFMGPS; from the exons atggGCAAATACATGAAGAAATCGAAGATTACCAACAACGATACGGAGCCCACCGAGCCAACTTTCCTGGGAGTTCGCACCAGGGACGCTAAAACCCTAGCTCTGAAGCGGCTCAATTCCTCCGCCTCTGATTCCGCTCTAGCTGGAGACTCTTCTTGCTACCTTCAGCTCCACAGCCGTCGCCTCGAGAAACCCCCGGCGCTGACGGAGCCAAAACAGCCACCGAGAATTAAGGAGCCTGGCTCGAAGGGTCGGGTTAgctccggttcgggttcggttcatgTAGCTCAGAGCTGTAAAGGAGATGATTGGTTTGGAAAGTCTGAAGCTTTTTTTGTGGAGAGAACAGTCCTGATTTTCAATCGATACAAAG TGCAAGTACTGTGGTGTGGCGTCATGTTCATGGGACCTAGCTAA
- the LOC125576951 gene encoding zinc finger MYM-type protein 1-like: protein MPPKRIYLSRAQKRQRKEKADALMRSIQGSMDRFLVQPANLNESDRSSDELDDPMEDEKEINDETINEEDKKNEDNVNVDIEEDENLSIKENHDVNDHQDSTDIGRILDIYDPGNWGEVKPGLRLVMVEKGPAQRLPNDFVFPREKASGRHFSHAYYIRSLSNGKKQDRRWLVYSKTLDKIFCFCCKLFTRDNNPSHMASKGFNDWKHILERLRYHETSHEHIKCMNQWMELELRLQKNQTIDKHIQEELNRERNHWKDVMVRIFSLVKTLAKQNLAFRGGNEKLRVDGNGNFLSFIDSMAEWDPVMREHVRRFEDGESRYHYLSNKIQNELIATMADEIKGIIIKKIRSAKFFSVIVDCTPDISHHEQMTLILRCVDVSAASAKIEEFFLTFLIVNDTSGEGLFREIQNVLVSLDLDIDDVRGQGYDNGSNMKGKHKGVQKRFLDVNPRAFYTPCGCHSLNLALCDMASTSEKAISFFGIIQRIYNVFASSTKRWKVLEDKVGGLTVKSLSQTRWESHVNCVKAIRFQAPKIRDALIYIAETTDDPSTQSTAECLATSETHGIGNYEFLLSMVIWYKLLFAVNTVSKSVQSKDMNIQVAVSQSEGLVSFFRNYRETGFESAKSDVKQIAEAMEIEAMFPSKKKRVIKRKKFFDEESELVDDQSIDLSPEESFRISYFLEVMDRAIYSLETRFEQFQKYEQTFGFLFDLEKLKSASEDSLMVSCTNLEAALKHGNHYDVIADDLCFELLVLKEALPQDCKRPLEVLNFLKGREVCYPNSWIAYQILLTIPVSVATAERSFSKLKLIKSYLRSTMSQERLNGLAIISIERDLLRNLDYETLVKQFIEKEGRKIMS from the coding sequence ATGCCACCAAAGAGAATATATCTATCGAGAGCtcaaaaaagacaaagaaaggAGAAAGCTGATGCATTGATGAGATCAATACAAGGTTCCATGGACAGATTTCTTGTACAACCAGCAAATCTTAATGAATCCGATAGAAGTAGTGACGAGCTTGATGATCcaatggaagatgagaaggaAATAAATGATGAGACTAttaatgaagaagataagaAGAATGAAGATAATGTTAACGTTGACATTGAAGAGGATGAGAATCTAAGTATAAAGGAGAATCATGATGTGAATGATCATCAAGATAGTACAGATATAGGCAGAATCTTAGATATTTATGATCCTGGAAATTGGGGAGAAGTCAAACCTGGATTAAGACTTGTCATGGTTGAAAAAGGTCCTGCTCAAAGACTACCGAATGATTTTGTGTTTCCAAGAGAGAAGGCAAGTGGTCGACATTTTTCTCATGCATACTATATAAGATCTTTGAGTAATGGAAAGAAGCAAGACAGACGTTGGCTAGTTTATTCAAAAACATTAGAtaaaatcttttgtttttgttgtaagTTGTTCACTCGCGACAACAATCCCAGTCACATGGCATCTAAGGGATTCAATGACTGGAAACATATTTTGGAAAGGTTAAGGTACCACGAGACAAGTCATGAGCATATCAAATGTATGAACCAGTGGATGGAACTTGAACTAAGGCTGCAGAAAAACCAAACAATTGACAAGCACATTCAAGAAGAACTCAACAGAGAGAGAAATCATTGGAAAGATGTCATGGTCAGAATTTTTTCACTGGTAAAAACTCTTGCTAAACAAAATTTAGCATTCCGTGGGGGAAACGAAAAGCTAAGAGTAGATGGCAATGGAAATTTTTTAAGCTTTATTGATTCAATGGCTGAGTGGGATCCGGTAATGAGAGAACATGTTAGACGGTTTGAAGATGGGGAATCTCGTTATCACTATCTCAGCAACAAAATTCAGAATGAGTTGATAGCAACGATGGCTGATGAGATCAAAGGTATTATCATAAAAAAGATTCGAAGTGCAAAATTTTTTTCAGTCATTGTTGATTGTACTCCAGATATAAGTCATCATGAACAAATGACTCTTATCCTTCGATGTGTTGATGTTTCAGCAGCTTCAGCTAAGATAGAAGAATTTTTTCTCACATTCTTGATAGTTAACGATACATCCGGAGAAGGGCTTTTCCGTGAGATTCAGAATGTATTGGTTTCTCTTGATTTAGATATTGATGATGTGAGGGGACAAGGATATGATAATGGATCCAATATGAAGGGAAAACATAAAGGAGTACAAAAAAGATTCCTTGATGTTAATCCACGTGCATTTTATACGCCATGTGGTTGTCACAGTCTTAATCTTGCTCTTTGTGATATGGCAAGCACTTCTGAAAAAGCCATTTCATTTTTTGGGATAATCCAGCGTATTTATAATGTCTTTGCATCTTCAACAAAGCGGTGGAAAGTTTTAGAAGATAAGGTGGGAGGTTTGACAGTGAAATCTTTATCACAGACTAGGTGGGAAAGTCATGTTAATTGTGTTAAGGCGATTAGATTTCAAGCTCCAAAGATAAGAGATGCTTTAATTTATATAGCAGAGACTACTGATGATCCGAGTACACAAAGCACTGCTGAGTGTCTTGCTACAAGCGAGACACATGGGATTGGAAATTATGAATTCTTGTTGTCTATGGTGATTTGGTACAAACTTTTATTTGCTGTTAACACAGTAAGCAAGAGTGTGCAGTCAAAAGACATGAATATTCAAGTTGCTGTTTCTCAGTCAGAAGgacttgtttctttttttcgaaattatagAGAAACAGGCTTTGAGAGTGCAAAATCTGATGTTAAACAGATTGCAGAAGCTATGGAGATTGAAGCCATGTTCCCATCAAAGAAAAAGCGTgtcatcaaaagaaaaaagttttttGATGAGGAATCAGAGTTAGTTGATGATCAGTCTATAGATTTATCTCCAGAAGAGAGCTTCagaatttcttatttccttgAAGTCATGGATCGAGCTATTTATTCTCTTGAAACAAGGTTTGAGCAATTTCAGAAGTATGAACAAACATTTggatttttgtttgatttggaGAAACTGAAGTCAGCAAGTGAAGATAGTTTGATGGTATCTTGTACCAATCTTGAAGCTGCTTTAAAGCATGGAAATCATTATGATGTTATTGCGGATGATTTGTGTTTTGAACTACTGGTTCTAAAAGAGGCTTTGCCACAAGATTGCAAGAGACCTCTTGAAGTTTTGAACTTCTTAAAAGGAAGAGAAGTGTGTTATCCAAACTCATGGATTGCTTACCAAATATTATTGACGATTCCGGTTTCAGTCGCCACTGCCGAAAGAAGCTTTTCCAAGCTAAAGTTAATAAAGTCTTATCTACGATCAACCATGTCACAAGAAAGGCTAAATGGCTTAGCAATCATATCTATAGAAAGAGATTTACTTAGGAATCTAGATTATGAAACTTTGGTGAAACAATTTATTGaaaaagaaggaagaaaaaTTATGTCTTAG
- the LOC106439642 gene encoding protein phosphatase 2C 56-like produces the protein MEEVSPAVSMPFMPFPETQMELAGIMLGKGYHNGQYSTQDSDNNGDSRQETSRSVSESRKVLSSRINSPNFNMKNQSSSSDIAAGEEINGSVERSTEKKMISTTESRTLFEFKSVPLYGVTSICGRRPEMEDAVSAIPRFLQSPTNSLIDGRFNPQSAAHFFGVYDGHGGSQVANYCRERMHLALAEEIEKGKPMLYDGDTWQEKWKRALFNSFLRVDSEIESMAPETVGSTSVVAVVFPTHIFVANCGDSRAVLCRGKTALPLSTDHKPDREDEAARIEAAGGKVIRWNGARVFGVLAMSRSIGDRYLKPSIIPDPEVTAVRRVKEDDCLILASDGVWDVMTDEEACEMARKRILLWHKKNMVAGDASLLTDERRGEGEDPAAKSAAEYLSKLALQRGSKDNITVVVVDLKPHRKLKIKALS, from the exons ATGGAGGAAGTATCACCGGCGGTTTCTATGCCTTTCATGCCTTTCCCCGAAACCCAGATGGAACTCGCAGGGATCATGTTGGGTAAAGGTTATCACAACGGCCAATACTCAACTCAAGATTCCGACAACAACGGAGATTCTAGACAGGAGACTTCACGCTCTGTTTCTGAATCTAGGAAAGTTTTGTCCTCTCGGATCAACTCTCCGAACTTCAACATGAAGaatcaatcatcatcatcagataTAGCCGCAGGAGAAGAGATCAACGGTTCAGTTGAGAGATCGAcggagaagaagatgatcaGCACAACAGAGAGCAGGACTCTGTTCGAGTTCAAGAGTGTGCCTTTGTACGGCGTGACTTCCATCTGTGGAAGAAGACCGGAGATGGAAGATGCTGTCTCCGCGATACCAAGATTCCTCCAGTCTCCGACCAATTCGTTGATAGATGGTCGTTTCAATCCTCAGTCCGCCGCTCACTTCTTCGGTGTCTACGACGGCCACGGCGGTTCTCAG GTAGCGAACTATTGCAGAGAGAGGATGCATTTGGCTTTAGCGGAGGAGATAGAGAAGGGGAAACCGATGCTCTATGACGGTGACACGTGGCAGGAGAAGTGGAAAAGAGCTTTGTTCAACTCGTTCCTCCGCGTTGACTCGGAGATCGAGTCAATGGCCCCGGAGACTGTCGGGTCAACGTCGGTCGTCGCCGTCGTGTTCCCGACTCATATCTTCGTCGCGAACTGCGGCGACTCAAGAGCCGTTCTTTGCCGCGGCAAGACTGCGTTACCTTTATCTACTGATCACAAG CCTGATAGAGAAGACGAGGCGGCGAGGATTGAAGCCGCCGGAGGGAAAGTGATCCGGTGGAACGGAGCTCGTGTGTTCGGTGTTCTCGCCATGTCAAGATCCATTG GCGATAGATACTTGAAACCATCGATCATTCCTGATCCGGAAGTGACGGCTGTGAGGAGAGTCAAAGAAGATGACTGTCTGATACTAGCGAGTGACGGTGTTTGGGATGTAATGACCGATGAGGAAGCGTGTGAGATGGCGCGGAAGCGTATTCTCTTGTGGCACAAGAAGAACATGGTGGCTGGAGATGCGTCTTTGCTGACGGATGAGCGAAGAGGTGAAGGAGAAGATCCGGCGGCAAAGTCTGCGGCTGAGTACTTGTCAAAACTGGCTTTACAGAGAGGAAGCAAAGACAATATAACTGTGGTGGTGGTTGATCTGAAGCCTCATAGGAAACTCAAGATCAAAGCCTTGAGCTGA